The genomic stretch TTGCTGGATCAAAGTGTTTGGTAAACAAAGGAAGTAgatgtccctttttttttttcatgtgactTATTGCCACCACTCCACTaaactgctctttttttctttttctttattagtttcaggtgctcaagacaaagtaatacttagacgtttatcttttagaTGTCCCTATTTTTTAATAGAGACATGGAGCACTTGCTCTGGTATCTGATTGGTCCTCACACCATAAATGATGGGGTTGAGTGAAGGTGGGATAACCAAATAGAGGTTGGCAATAAGAATGTGAATATAGCAGGGTATGTTGTGTCCAAATCGGTgagtgaggaaagaaaagactgagggaataTAGAAAACACAGAGGACTGCAACATGGGAACCACATGTGCTTAGGGCTTTCAGCCGTGCATCTTGTGATGGCAGGCGGAAGACAGCACGGAGGATGTAAACGTAGGAGATGCCAATAAGGACCAGGTtcataagaaagagagagactacaAAGAGTCCATAGATAGCATTGGTCTGGATGTTTCCACAGGACAACTTTGCAATGCCCATGTGCTCGCAGTAGGAATGAGCTATTATCCGAGCCTGGCAAAAGGGTAGGCGGTAGATGAGATAGATCATGGGAAGTGTAAGCAGGACGGGTCGAATTACAATGCACGTGCTGATGCCCACCAGCACCCGGGACGTCAAGATGGCCGTGTAGTGGAGTGGAGCACAGATTGCCACATAACGGTCAAAGGCCATGGCCACCAGCACCTCAGCCTCCATGCCAGTGAAGGCATGGATCAAAAACATCTGAGCCACACAAGTGCCAAAGTTAATCTCATGTGCATCAAACCAGAAGATACCCAGCATGCGGGGTATGGAGGTTGTAGAAAGGGCCAAATCAATTGTTGAAAGGATGGCCAGAAAGTAGAACATGGGCTCCCGAAGGGTCTGCTCGGCCTTGATGACCAGCAGAATGGTGACATTGCCCAGTAACGCCACGAGGTAAACAGAGCAGAAAGGCAGGGAGAGCCAGGCATGGACCTCTTCCAGACCTGGGATTCCAATGAGGAAAAACgtggctgggtgaaaaaggcTCCTGTTGTGATTAAACgtctttttaaatgacagaaggGAGAAGCTCTCATTCctaggagagaggggaaaaaagaagtttgATAAGAGGTGGTTAGGAAAATGATTAATTTAGTGCTTTGGtctataatgaaaatgaaaagatttgcCATTTAGAAGAGCCTATTCgtggttgttggtttttttaattctattcaaGCCATAGTCATTTGAATGGGTCATTTTCAAAGCACATACACAGATTTAATTctaatttattcacatttaagAATTATCAGCAAGCCCATGGCTGAGTTATAAGACATAGAACTTGACATTAAGTATGGATGAATTTATTATGTCTCGTACATTTTGTGAAGCCTCTGTCTTATGAGGCATACATGAAAAATCAAGAACGCATACATGGAAATACAGACATAATCAAACAAGAGATAGGCAGATGAGAAAGTAAAGTCACAGGCACAGATGTACAAGGCACCTCCATAATTAGAAAATGCAGAAACTTTCTAATGATTCATTCATTATCTATTGACATAGAGAAAATACCAAGGTGATGTCGTGTCAAAAAGATAGAAACAGATTACCAGAGATACACAGTATCACAAATAAAAGTACAGACACTCTGGAACGCCTGCCCAGGAGCAAACATAGTGTGGGTCACATACTTtaaagagcccagaaagaaaaataataataaactttctGCATATGTTTATTGatgtttctatttttccaaaATCAGCCCATTTCGTAGTAGGTCATTTTAGAGAGTTATGGTTGTAGTATTTGaaagtttcttctttcattccccACTTCACATCAGTTCCTCTGAGAAAATCTGCTAATTTTCCCACTTCCACAGAACTAGCATGTACGGACTCATTCCTGCTGCCTGTCTAAGTCACTGTAAATAAGAGGAGAGGAAAACCTAGAAGGTTTCAGGTGGTTATGAACCTAGAGATGGCATTTTGGGCAGCACAATCTGGAATAACAAAATCTAATTGGAGAGAGGATAACTTCCTGTCATTATCTAAAGGAAACAGTGAAGGGCACTTTgcaatgccttcaaaattatGGAGAAGCAACTAGGCACTCAGAAACTCAAATAATGAAATACAGGGACTCTCTGGGTCTCCAACTTGAGGCAGAGTGGTTCAACATCAGAATTGAGCAGACAAACTTTTATCCTTTATATAGCTTCATATTTTTATGGTAAATATATtaagatgaaaacagaaaataagtgttataTACATTCTGATATtatatgacagagagagagagagacagagacagagacagagagacagagattggagagagagaggagctgtATTTTGCAATGCCTcccttatttgtgttttttaagaactgaaatGTCCAGTTAATGGCTATTGCTCATTGGCAGGATGTTGGCCAAGACACCTTCTTTGTTTCTAGACACTCTGatgcctatttgggttcatctctGCATATAAACTTTCAATAATATGCCACTGCTCACC from Rhinolophus ferrumequinum isolate MPI-CBG mRhiFer1 chromosome 11, mRhiFer1_v1.p, whole genome shotgun sequence encodes the following:
- the LOC117029731 gene encoding olfactory receptor 52J3-like is translated as MQTNGVCGYQLLSISPISENRKPEPFLWNESFSLLSFKKTFNHNRSLFHPATFFLIGIPGLEEVHAWLSLPFCSVYLVALLGNVTILLVIKAEQTLREPMFYFLAILSTIDLALSTTSIPRMLGIFWFDAHEINFGTCVAQMFLIHAFTGMEAEVLVAMAFDRYVAICAPLHYTAILTSRVLVGISTCIVIRPVLLTLPMIYLIYRLPFCQARIIAHSYCEHMGIAKLSCGNIQTNAIYGLFVVSLFLMNLVLIGISYVYILRAVFRLPSQDARLKALSTCGSHVAVLCVFYIPSVFSFLTHRFGHNIPCYIHILIANLYLVIPPSLNPIIYGVRTNQIPEQVLHVSIKK